From Rhodopseudomonas palustris, a single genomic window includes:
- a CDS encoding ABC transporter ATP-binding protein has product MSTAIELRGVEKSFGVTKVIQNINLTIAQGERHALIGPNGAGKSTTFNLISGYMRPTTGSILLRGEEIAGMKPFQINRRGLSRSFQVTNVFANMTVWENLRCAVLWATGHRYAFWKNVDNLPEVRERTAQILEDIHLTSRRDVPAGLLTYAEQRALEIGITIAGGADVILLDEPTAGMSHAETERAVMLIRRLTEGRTLLIVEHDMSVVFGLADRISVLVYGQVIASGTPDEIRGNPKVKEAYLGEEAA; this is encoded by the coding sequence ATGAGCACCGCGATCGAACTCCGCGGCGTCGAAAAGAGCTTCGGCGTCACCAAGGTGATCCAGAACATCAACCTGACCATCGCCCAGGGCGAACGCCACGCGCTGATCGGCCCTAACGGCGCCGGCAAGTCGACCACGTTCAACCTGATCAGCGGCTATATGCGCCCGACCACCGGCAGCATCCTGCTGCGCGGCGAGGAAATCGCCGGCATGAAGCCGTTCCAGATCAATCGCCGCGGGCTTTCGCGCTCGTTCCAGGTCACCAACGTGTTCGCCAACATGACGGTGTGGGAGAATCTGCGCTGCGCGGTGCTGTGGGCGACCGGGCACCGCTACGCGTTCTGGAAGAACGTCGACAACCTGCCCGAGGTGCGCGAGCGCACCGCGCAGATCCTCGAGGACATCCACCTCACCTCGCGCCGCGACGTGCCGGCGGGGCTTCTCACCTACGCCGAGCAGCGGGCGCTGGAGATCGGCATCACCATCGCCGGAGGGGCCGACGTGATCCTGCTCGACGAGCCGACCGCAGGCATGAGCCACGCCGAGACCGAGCGCGCCGTGATGCTGATCCGCCGCCTCACCGAGGGCCGGACGTTGCTGATCGTCGAACACGACATGAGCGTGGTGTTCGGCCTCGCCGACCGCATTTCGGTGCTGGTGTACGGCCAGGTGATCGCCTCGGGCACGCCGGACGAAATCCGCGGTAATCCGAAGGTCAAGGAAGCCTATCTCGGCGAGGAGGCGGCCTGA